The window TTCAGTCTACTTCATGTTATGCAAGATAATTAGTGGatgtttacttgtttttgtTAGATAGCTGTTGGATATTTATTTGTCTTGGAATGATCAATTTATAGTTCTCATATAATCTGACACATCTGCCTATCTTGCTGTAAAATGAGTATTACTTGGAATAATATTTGATAATATATGTCTCATGAAGTATGTAGTATGGTTAGCAAGAATTTCATTAAGTTAGGCGGGAAAAATGGGCCCAAAAAAATTGGggctttatatatatatatatagatatagatatagatttgATCAAAACTTATGATTTTTCCAGCAGTTACATTAATGACATTAATACATTTGACACGTCTGCACTACCTAGAGTGCCACGTCATCAATTGAAAACACCTACGTctataattttagaaacatGGGACAATATAAATTCTAGTTATgacaaaattatgaaaatatcagCCATGATATTAGCGGTAGATTTTGAAACTTACATAACATGGCCAAACTTTGTTGTTTTTGGGCAATTTGCCCTTATATTTTCCCTATGTTCATATATTAGGACTAAAattgatcaattgttaactcattatttaattgctaactacaactaatttaaggccataggattttagaaaacgtgtggtctacaatttgccacgtgtaattttcatttttattaattaaatcgaaaaagataaaaaaaaactccaaattagggttttggatgaaaatgtcaatatagtgttccgAAAATATCaccacaatgctttgagaatgtcaacacaatgctttaagaatgttaacccattgcttatacatgtattatattgacatattttatatagtttgttgacatttctgttTGTAcgaaaagattaaaaaatttcaaaaaaaatttcaaattttgacgtcggaacatatgcatgtatgatatcgttggaatctttatgaaattatctttaatttgatatatgttatatgaattttaagtttttggatttattttaaaagttggttataactaaacatgtagttaattgatattaatacccctattgatattttttggaattaatcttatggccttattgacgtttttcgttgatcgtattgacatttagcgattaatgatctaagcccttaatttgaatatctaatggctattatttagttgtagttagcaattaagttatgagttagcaatataacactcccctatgACTACATTAGTTGGACAATCTTTGCAACAAACACTGATTGATATATGGATATAGCCGGAAAGTTGAATGAATAATCTAAACTTCACTAGTAAACTCATAAAATCAACAACGAGTGACTATGAAGATGCCTTCTTTATTGTCTGGGCAAAAGAAGATATTACACGTAACCGACTAGCTATTTCAGTAAAGGAAGGTCTCAGAGATGGATTGGGGCCCAACACTCCTCCATTAATCTTCTCCATTCTGAATCACTGTAGCTTGGAACGATAGGCCTCAATGTGTTGTTCACGATGCCTCCTGCAAGCACGAAAATAATGTTACCAATGAGCCAGAACACGAACAAATCTATGTTCCTGTATTACATGCAAACTTTTTGACGGGGGACTTTTTCTCAGATATGCAGAAACATGCATGTACAGAATAAACAACAAGTATATTACAACGGATCAACCATTAAAGGTTACAGACTTACAGGTAATTATTCTAGTGAATTATATCACTTTAACGAATAAGATTACAAACCTATGATTGCACTGTAGTACATGTTGGCATAAGGCTCCTCCCCGGTGAGTATCTCCCACAAGACAAtcccaaaagaaaaaacatcaacatGTCAGAAGGTTAAATCACTACTTTTATATCACAACTACACAGAACAAAGATTATTCAACTGCTTAGTAGAATAACATTTCCGTTGTTCTGAAAACAAAAGCTTCACTTTCACAATCCACTGGGAATTCGTAGGAAGAATCCAAAATAGTTTCAGGCTTAGAGCATCTCATACGGCGGACGTCGCGGTAGGACATCGCGGAAGTCCGAtcggacgtccgccgtagtgaGGAAAATGGTAGGACACGGACGTCCCGTGCGCCCGTCGGATGGGCTCGGATATCCGACCGACGGGCGGGCGGACGTCCACCACTGTGGCGTggggtcggacgtccgacaaaaaattaattttttttttaaaaaaaactctataaataggtcttgtcgacattttaattccgtaaattttaataccgtaaattgaataattgtgaatttaatttattgcgggaagtcctagtggaagtcctagtgcaggGGAATACCTAGTGATGTGGCGGTGgaatgggaagtcctagtgatggcgtggcaggaagtttttgtgggaagtcctagtggaagtCCTAGTAGAAAgggcgccaccggagatgCTCTTAAGAAAATATAGCATCAGTTTCTACTTATAAACTTGGATATAGTGAGGTCTGGCCTTCTTAGATACTTTAGTGCTACTTCCATTAAGGAGCTATGGAGCCATCCATGGAAGAGTTCCCTGCACTCCCCCAGACGCCAAGGGGTTTCGTTTTATTTTGGATAAGCCGAAATCTCCTACCTAATAAATTGCATTGCaacataaaaatttgatcagTGAAAGCATGGAACCTGGCAATAAAGATTATTATGCTCTGCAATAACACTAGTGGATTACTTTGAATTCTCCTATCtgaaaaattaatcatttatcacatttatatagaaaataagttCCCAAGACAACCTTACATATAGGTCTTGAAGGATCTTTCAAGTTAACAAGCAAATTATCACACTTATAATCaaagtgcactatttttttcgaATGCAAGTATTCCATTCCAAAAGTTGCATCCATGGCAATTATGAACCTCTTGTGGCGATCAAGATGCCTGCAAATTTGTATTAACATAAAGAGAGGTAACATGAATTGATCTAATCAAATTGATCAACGACCAAGATTGAGTGGAGGTGGTTAAAACCGTTGGCTCGTGAAGATGCGGTAGGCATGTGTGTTGAGCTGAGCCGAGGAGTATAAAGGGTGACTTCGGTGTCTTCAAGCATTCATTCGTTCCACTATCACTGAGTGCTTCAACAATAGATCATCAACTACACGACCCTACACTTTATTATTTCACCGGTGAGTTAGATTAGAAGTGAGGGATGTTTGTTGTGTGTTCTTAAGTGTTTACACACACATTTGTAATCAAGATTAATATCAAGAGTTTTTCCTTGCCCATGGATGTAGATCATTATGATCGAACCACGTCAATCTTGTCTTTGCTTGTTGATAGATTGGTTGTGCGATCGCTCATTACTTATAACAATTTTTGCTACAGATTTGTCACTCCACCGTCAGTTTATGTACAGAATTTGAACCACATTAGTATGTATTATGAACTTATGattaagtgttattttgtttagAAAAAAACGGGCATAGCTCGGGAAAAAAGTAACAAATATAAGGAACACCTAACTTATGATGTAGAAgccaaatattaatctttGTGGGGGATTCTCCAGCACATTAAAGTCATTGTGGACCATATAAGCataatatgataaataatcaGCAGCAATGTTCCCTTTTTCTGTGCACATGTAGCAGCATGACTGAATTTAAATCTTGAAGCATTTTGCAGATTCTCAACACTATGGCTcggctaatttttttttatatatatgtaattgaacttgaaaatataatatttaagtaaatatAAGGCTTAAAAACGAAGGTGGCAGATCAAtcataaacttaaattaataagCAGATAAGGTCCATAAGGAGAACAAGAGTAATTGTTTATTCATTTCAcacaaaaaaagagagaagaatgaAAATCGATCGTGATGGGACTCGAACCCACAATCTCCCGCTCCGGAGGCGAGCGCCTTATCCATTAGGCCACACGATCTTGATGTTCTTATTTACTTCGTTTCAAGAATACTCTTTTATGAAAAGTCAAAAGactattatttgtaattttgtactCCACTTTATACACCTAGTtcaccaattaaataaaaaaactagcATACCATAACAAATAAGAGTTTGATTATGAATTACAActaatatttgataaatttaggATTATTATGTTTGGGTCAATTGCCTAGCAACAAAAAAGGATTAATACCTACATTCATCTACTCATCATCAAGAAATAGTATAGGAAATAGAATCTCATTCTAACTTTTAATGATTCGATAAtatttactataaaaataaaagtttattagtactatatagtGGACTAGTGGAGCATgtaattagaatttaaaagATTAGCATACTCTAATTTCTACATAATCAATCCGAATAATTGTACTTTGTAGCaaagggatattggcatctaatttgatgaaactttcaaaaagttgagtttttcccacaaacttaaaattgaaaataatatcacgaactttaccccgtgttttttttttctcacgaatgaaaaaattcatgttattttaatagattgaagaacaatattggagggtgtgcttcaagaaaaactatcttcaaaaattgaaaaacttgaagctcccaaaattgttgtcgagaaattacgaaaacaaatccgtatcataatattatttgtggatattttttcattcgtggaaaaaacaaacccgGGGTaaagttcataatattatttgttaattttaaagttcgtgggaaaaatccaaaatccaacttttagaaaatttcatgatattagaggTCAATATCCCttaaacaaaaaatgcaaattacaTGATATacgtataaaaataattatagatcAAGTTACTTCAAATATATGTAACTGAATcgtaactaaaaatatataccataAGTACCACTATAACCATAACGTAAGTAGACTTGGACTAAAGATATTGAAGAATCCAAGTGCCAAGTAGAGAGTGGAAAACGAAGAAACTCAAATGTGTTACTGAGAGTTACAATTCGTCGATGAGAATTAACGTCATTTACATAATTTCttgtttaaaaattatttatcatcataacTTCCAGCCCATCTCTTTCTGAAGTTCATGAAATAAGCATCATCTCATCAAGAACCCAAAACCTGCTACTTGCACATAGGGGGGAAATTACTCTTTGGACATTCATATTTTCTGCCATCCTTTACAATCACAGTCATTTACTGGTCACATTTATAACACATGGAAAAGCTTAAGCCACGTATCTACTCTTGAGTAGAGGCAACGGGCGTATCAGGATTCGCACCCCATTCCGTCCATGACCCGTCATATACTGGAACATCGGTCTTCCCTAATCGGTGAAGGCCCTGAAATGTGGAATCTTGATGTGTTTAATATGTCTGTATACTGGCATAGTATACTGttggattaaataatttccaatCCACATACAAGGTATGTGAATGAAGATCATCTTTAGCAATAATGGAAAAATTAACGGCTGACTTCATTTTCTCCTTTTAGGAATGTGGATGAAAGAAAGGGGGCTTACCAATGCCAGAATACATGCAGTAACACCAGTACCACATGATGTTACTACAGGCTTATCCAACGAGATTCCTGCAAAGAGTTTACTACTTTGTGAAAAATCCTGAGAAACTGCGTGTATTCACAGATATATATTGCTCTAAAATCAGATTGATAGGTTTTTCTAACCTTCCTGTTCAAATCTTTTCTTAAGCTCATCTGCAGGTAGAAGAGTCTGTGATGAGCTATCCAGCACCTGCAAGAAATTAGAAACCCCGACACGGCACAAAAAACTGGTATATAAGATCTTCACTCTTAACACGCAGAATGAAAGCAAATTATGCGAAATGGCAATGAATTGTACAAAATCGAGAGAACCATATAACCAAGAGAAATATAGTATAGATTTTGCAACATTACTTTAGCAACTAAATATTTTCCACATTTCTGTTGGTGATACACTAATAGACACAATACCGTTTATCAAGAGTTGTGATGGCAAAGCTTTCAGAATCATAATTACTTTATACAGGTCATAAATTCCGCACACAGACAATTGACTACCTGGGAAAAGGGAACACATTTGCTTCCTGGAACATGACCACTTCTTATGCCCTTTCTAGGCTCTGGTGCAGCCCCATCAAACCTGCACAGAAATTTTACCTTGGTAAGACATAAAATCATGAGAAAGAGATTGATCATTCCCCTACAAGCTAATGACTGCAGATTGTTTTTCCCCCACAACAGACATGCATCAgagcacaaattttaagaatctTTCTCAAGTTAAAATTAGATAAcatgaatatgaaatttaacCAGCTCAGTGCACCTTTATTAGAAACTATTTAGGAAGTTATATATCATCAACAGAAATCCAATCCGTAACTTAGAGAACAATTTCTTGTGCTAATGTACCTAGCTTTTGAACGAGCATCTACAAGCTGATGTGTATGTTCCTCAATATCTTTCTGAACCTGCAGAcaacacaaaaattataacttcaaatgaaaattataaaattaccaCAAGAacaccaaacaaaaaaagatcTCATTGCTTGCAACCAAACCAAAGAGAATGACAAACAAGCATGTGATGACAACCTAAGTTCACACTACAGTAATATAATGTTGATCATGGACAACATACACCATTTTTAACAGTTTGAACCAAATGCTTGTTTTACTTATATCTGTATTCCTTCACAAACAGAATACACATTTAACGCGGCAAggaattttaataattcaacAAAGAGTAACATACCACTAAGACAATTATTGCAAAGAGCATGGTACACATCTTCATGCTACTTCTAAACTGGAACTGTATAAGAAAAACAGACCTGTTCAAGTGACCAGACGAGATGTGGCCTAAAATTGGTTTCGAAAGTAATTGGTCCAACCTGCATATATCAAGTTCATATGGCCATCATAGAAGCAAGGATATGTAGAACTATGACGCATACAACAACAAAACTAGAAACTGAAGAGGACTAGAAGTCGTATAGATGTAGTGTGTGGAAATCAGACATTGGAGAGGGGGGAAATCAGGTGAAAAGTAGAAGTTAACTGATGAGGTATACTGACCCGTTGTCCTTTATAGACTTTTTCTATTGCCTCACTTGCCGCACTAGCTTTCAAGATAGCATCACTTGATGCACTAGATTCCACATCATAGCCTGAAGCACGCCAGCTTGGCAGGCCTCCATCCAAAACCCAAACCCTGTCATGCCCAAAGACTCGAAACATCCTATTGATAAATGAAAGCATACAGTAAATGATTATTTgaacataataaaaaacatGTGTCAAGTAAATTTCAAAAAGGTCTGCTATGAATACCAAATATTATAACTCACCACCAAATACGAGCAGCACTGAAAATCCCCTTTCCATCATAAACAACCAGCCCATCTTTATTCTCAATGCCTAGTGCAGAAACAGCAGCAGCAAAAGCTTCTTCTGATGGCAACATATGTGGCAACTATATACACCATTTACAAAAGGACTTTAAAGAAAAAGGTGACTGGTGCATCATACAAAATATCAGATAGCAAACATAATCGATCAATCTCTTCAAAAGGGTCTGCCAATCTAAATCCTGGATGATGAGGTTTACATCTTCATAGCAATAAGAAATGAAGACTAAACATTGTCAGGCCAAATATGAGCAACCTGAATCACTCTACACAGTATTAAGGGACCAAGTTCTTTCTAAACCATGGAAGATAGtttagaagaagaagaagaagaaaagatgaaTCGGTCCACATGAATCACTCATAACTTGTATATTTAGCAAGAATATAGTTTCCCTATTTCTTACATTAGTTGATCGATCTGATATGCCATCAACATCAAAAAATAGTGCGCCTGGAATATGTGCAACCTGTTGAAAGAAATAGTAGTCTCAAAAACAAAGTTCCAAAAGGTCACCAAGCAACATAACAGGAGTCACTAATCCTCGATCAAATCAAGGATCACAAAAGAAAAGTAATGTTGATACGCATCAAGAAGTTGGAAAACTAGAAGTCCATAAGTCTATCTTTAATCATTAGAAGTCTTAACATTAAATGTACGGAGTTTAGGCGTCAGtaattatgtgttatttatttccttaGTATTTTGAGAGTCCTATTAATAAGTTCCTATAGGTTTGCAAACAAGGTTAATTCTTGAATTCAGTACAAGGATGGTAATTTACCGTAGGGCTTTGTGAGAGAGTGGCCTCGTAAGAGGATTAtcttttgtttcaatttatgtATCAAATTATGTTTTCTGTTCTTATTGTTCGTTGGCCGTTGCCAGCCTTCATTGCCTCTTTTCTCTTAACAAATGTAATTTGACGAAAACTGAGAACTGCTAAAATATTGATGCATTTATGAACATCTTATGACACTTGTGGTGCTAAGTCTAACAAGCAGAAATTTGCAAAAGCAACACAACAAAGTTAGGTCAATACCTGGTACTCTTGAAGAGgatttctcttttcattaGGCATGTACCAAGATCCATCCAACACCTGAAAATAAACATCAATAACACTGCATTTACCTGGATTAAATGATaaggagaagaggtttcttaTGTAAAATGTAATATCTTTCTCAGGTACACCTAACTGTCCCAAGAAAAGttgaaatcaattttgaagGGTAGCATCTCAATGAAGTCAATTATCAATATACTATTAGTGAAGACTGGAGGTCAGGGGACCCGTTTTATGCCACCAGAAGAACACTACCAGTAGATATGAGGACTCCAAATATCTGTCAACTATTCAcgacagaaaataaaaggtatTAAACCATCTGTTAGGCATTGTTTATCTCAAGATTATCTTTCTTTATTAAGAATATGATAATgttaaaggaaaaggaaaagttaCTGAGTGAAACAAACTAATTTCATAGTATAGTCATTGAGACCCTTTCCGTCCCAATAGCAAGCCTTGATGGAGATGTtacaatattttctaaaatgagaGGAACACTTCTTACTTGGCATACATGAATATAGTATGCCTTGGATGTTGAGCATCTAAATTTATAAAGAGGCCAAAGAAACACAAACATACATCCAAGACTTTAAAATTGTTCAATAATACTCCACATATCACTACTATTCAGATCAATTGGGAAAAATGAAAGCGCAAACCTTCACATTAGGACTTCGTAGGTTCGCATGGAGCCAATCAGCTGAAACAACAGGATCATTGATTGACAAGGTTTGTGCTGAGGATGTAGCTTGCGATGCAGCAGCTGCTGAAGACATGCAAGATATGGATCCTGGAAGTTTATATCCCGAATGGGATGAAACAGACCATGAGTGCAGTGGTTTCTTCTGCAACCAGGGAAAAGagataaacaaataaatgtatactATGATCTAACATCTACTTCAAATAAGAAACTTAGaactcaaaatgaaatatacatacaaatataAGCAAAGTGAAAATTATTGACTTGCAGCGCCACGATACTGAAACTGCAAGCCATAGGCCAAGATTCGATTCGGTATGTTACTGATACTAACGATAGAGCTAGAGTATTAAGCCCATTCAAACAAGAAAAGCTAATTCTACTCAACAAAAAAACCCTAAATCCACTGACCTAGAAAATGTGCCATTCACCTTGTATCTTTCCATCACAAcgtacaattaattaaaaagaaaaaggaaccTTCAGCTCTAGTTCATAAACACATAATAAGAAGCTTGATTTGCCTAATAAAATACTGAGTTCAACTAAAATCCACTCTGGAACATCAATTAACACTGCTTAAAGGGACAAGTggaagaaaaatggatcaaTCAAAGGAGCATAGGAAGCAACTAAAGAACTTACAGcggaaaatgaagaaaataagaatcGGGACTTTGGGTAAGgcgatgaagatgaagagaggGACTGGAAGACACGGCGGGCGAAGAGAGCTCTAGACCAAACAGCAGATGCCATCTCCCTGATTGGTAGCTTAGTAGTGTAAAGAAGATTCAAGAAAAATGGTGTTTACTGCAATTGCAGAGCGTAACGGAGGAGTCGATTAGCTGTTGACGTAAGAAGAGATCGGTGCAACAGATTTTGAGGATCGGTCTGGATAAAAACCGGAAAGGGTTGAGAACACGACAAAATCGAACTGCTCGTCcactattgtggatgctctaatatataaatatataaatagtaatgaatacaaaattattactccatattccataattcatgttttattCAAGTTCAACTATATCTTTGTGTTCTTACTACTAGAtagcaatatatatatatactacacTTCAGTCACTACTTATACGGGATGTATTTAAATGTCAATTCATACTTAAATGCTACTATAACCATATATAGACTACAAGATTTTAAAGATTTAAATCTAtaataacttaaaataatgtcatgtattaactcaaaaataattttaatatataaggTTATAAATGTCATTCCTTATACAGTAATTTTCGTAATTCTCGTGATGTCAAtacaatgtattaaaaatgtcgacataatattaacatgaattgtattgacatttcatatgtaattatttgattgacattttataatagaagGTTAACATTCACttgattattaaaaatattgaacattcagatgaatttttttaaatttataatccaAATATGAATCTGACATGCTATATTCAACCCTGATCACGATCTGTACACGACACAAATCCTTAAGCAACGCATTTCTATTCATGTTGTCGCGACATGATAACAACACGATTATAACACATGACAAATGTGCTACGGATGAGATAAGACTCGACAGTTTAATTGTCGTGATTGTGAAGGCTAGGAATAGAGGACCATATAAAATGAGaaactcaaaatataattataagaataatATACCATACTAATTAATGATAGGTTATCCGAAACAAACCTAGACCCAGTCTAAAATCACCATATTATAATTAGGAGCATGATCAGACCACAAACACGATATGATTTGATACTAACCCATTAATATCGTGtatatttatctcatttttagGTATGtgttaaaaatagaaaattacaatttaagtaaagtatataaaaatactttttataGTCCTttagaatatattttcataaatattaccATGCCATAACAAtgtgtgaaattcttctttgaATCCATTTATAAGTCTTATACCGTTATACTGAAATTTGAGAGACCTATAGcataagataattttttttattagatttatgaaatttgaaagtaaaatatttcttaaaaaaaaagtaaaatattaattactataatgtTTTAATAccaaatgacatttttattgataatacaaacaatattgtttattaaaaagataaaagacgaataaaaatatatttaattaattcgaTCAATGAATATTagtaaaagataataatagtTTATTCATTGTAAGTAAAATGTTAATACTACAAAGTTTTGATACCAAGggacatttttattgatattacaaacaatattgtttaataagaatgaaaagataaaagacgaataaaaaaatattaattcgaTCAATAAATTTCAGTAAaagataatagtagtagtagtactcctattatttatagatttaGCATTAATATTTACGACATGATATGTCAAAATTcgaaatcataattttgaaaaatatcaggAATGGGTGCCACGTAAGAGAATAAATCGCTGCCGGTGGCAAAATTG is drawn from Salvia hispanica cultivar TCC Black 2014 chromosome 6, UniMelb_Shisp_WGS_1.0, whole genome shotgun sequence and contains these coding sequences:
- the LOC125194515 gene encoding thiosulfate/3-mercaptopyruvate sulfurtransferase 2-like isoform X1, translated to MASAVWSRALFARRVFQSLSSSSSPYPKSRFLFSSFSAKKPLHSWSVSSHSGYKLPGSISCMSSAAAASQATSSAQTLSINDPVVSADWLHANLRSPNVKVLDGSWYMPNEKRNPLQEYQVAHIPGALFFDVDGISDRSTNLPHMLPSEEAFAAAVSALGIENKDGLVVYDGKGIFSAARIWWMFRVFGHDRVWVLDGGLPSWRASGYDVESSASSDAILKASAASEAIEKVYKGQRVGPITFETNFRPHLVWSLEQVQKDIEEHTHQLVDARSKARFDGAAPEPRKGIRSGHVPGSKCVPFSQVLDSSSQTLLPADELKKRFEQEGISLDKPVVTSCGTGVTACILALGLHRLGKTDVPVYDGSWTEWGANPDTPVASTQE
- the LOC125194515 gene encoding thiosulfate/3-mercaptopyruvate sulfurtransferase 1, mitochondrial-like isoform X2 is translated as MASAVWSRALFARRVFQSLSSSSSPYPKSRFLFSSFSAKKPLHSWSVSSHSGYKLPGSISCMSSAAAASQATSSAQTLSINDPVVSADWLHANLRSPNVKVLDGSWYMPNEKRNPLQEYQVAHIPGALFFDVDGISDRSTNLPHMLPSEEAFAAAVSALGIENKDGLVVYDGKGIFSAARIWWMFRVFGHDRVWVLDGGLPSWRASGYDVESSASSDAILKASAASEAIEKVYKGQRVGPITFETNFRPHLVWSLEQVQKDIEEHTHQLVDARSKARFDGAAPEPRKGIRSGHVPGSKCVPFSQVLDSSSQTLLPADELKKRFEQEVNSLQESRWISL